In Lapillicoccus jejuensis, the DNA window AGGGGCACGACCACCTCGAGATCACGACGTACCGCACCGACGAGTACGACCGGACCAGCCGCAAGCCGCAGGTGCGCTTCGGCACCTCGCTCGAGGAGGACCTCGTGCGGCGCGACTTCACCGTCAACGCGATGGCGCTGCGGCTGCCGCAGTTGGAGTTCGTCGACCTCCACGGCGGGCTCGAGGACCTGGCCGGCCGGGTGCTGCGGACCCCGGCGACGGCGACCGAGTCGTTCGCCGACGACCCGCTGCGGATGATGCGGGCGGCGCGGTTCGCCGCGCAGCTGGGGCTGCGGGTCGGGACCGAGGTGCGCGCGGCGATGACCGAGCGGGCGCCGACGATCACCATGGTCAGCGCCGAGCGGGTGCGCGACGAGCTGTCCAAGCTGCTGCTCACCGCGCAGCCGCGCGAGGGCCTGCGGCTGCTCGTCGACACGGGTCTCGCCGCGCACGTCCTGCCCGAGCTGCCGGCGCTCCAGCTCGAGGTCGACGAGCACCACCGGCACAAGGACGTCTACGAGCACTCGCTCACCGTCCTCGACCAGGCCATCGCCCTCGAGGGCCCGCGCCGGGTGGTGGGCGTCGAGGCGCCGCTGGAGGTCCGCGGCCCCGACCTCGTGCTGCGGCTGGCGGCGCTGCTGCACGACATCGGCAAGCCGGCGACGCGGCGGTTCGAGGACGGCGGCGGCGTGAGCTTCCACCACCACGAGCTCGTCGGGGCCAAGCTGAGCGCCAAGCGGCTCACGGCGCTGCGCTACGACAAGGAGACGGTCAAGGCCGTCTCGCGGCTCGTCGAGCTGCACCTGCGCTTCCACGGGTACGGCGGCGGCGAGTGGACCGACTCCGCGGTGCGCCGCTACGTCACCGACGCCGGGCCGCTGCTGGCCCACCTGCACCTGCTGACCCGGTCGGACTCGACGACCCGCAACGCCCGCAAGGCGGCGCGGCTCGCCCGCACGTACGACGACCTCGAGGCCCGGATCGAGCGCCTCCAGGCGCAGGAGGAGCTCGCCGCCGTCCGGCCCGAGCTCGACGGGCACGAGATCAGCCGCGTCCTCGGCATCCCGCCCGGCCGGGAGGTCGGCGAGGCGTACCGGTTCCTGCTCGCGCTGCGGCTCGACGAGGGGGTGCTCGGTGAGGACGTCGCCCGCGAGCGGCTGCTCGCCTGGTGGGCGGCCCGGTCCGGCTGACCCGCGAATCGGGTTCGTCGGGCTCGGCTCGGGTCACGACCCGAGCCGAGCGGGCCGGATCCGATTCGCGGGGGTGCCGGTGGGGAGTCCTCCCCGTCGCGGTGAGGGGCAGGACGTCGTACGGTCGTCGTCCGCGGGGTCCCCACCACCGCACCCCGACCGACGTCCGTCGGACCCACCCAGGACCCACCCAGGACCCACCCACACGATGCCCACCCCCGTCAGCTTCCCGAGCGACCTCTTCCCGGGACCACCGAGCGTGCACGTCGTGCTGCCCGACGGCTGGGCGCCGGTCGTCGTGCCCGGGACGGTGCTGGCCGCCGGCCGGCTGCCGGGTGAGGACGAGCCCGCCGGACCGGTCCCCACGGTCGAGGTGCGGGTCGAGACGGGCGAGCCCGGGCTCGACGTCGCGGCCCCGCTCGCCGAGCTGCGGGGGTCCGTGGCGCAGCGGCCGGGCGGCGTCGCCTCGGACCCCTTCCGTGCGTCGCTCGGCGACCTCGAGCTCGTCGGGACCGACCTGTCGTGGGTGGAGGACGGCCTGGGCACGGTGCTCCAGGTCCACCTGCTCCACGTCCTGCCGGCGCTGGTCCCCGGTGGGCCCACCCGGCTGGTCCGGCTGACCGGGACCTGCGGAGGGCCGCGGGTGCGCGAGGAGTACGACGCCCTGCGCGAGGTCCTCTCGACGGCCACCGTCACCCCGTGGGCGGCGTCGTGATCCACGCCCCTGCCCTGGCCGCCGCGCTCGCCACCGACACCGGCCGGGTCCGCACCCTCAACGAGGACAGCGCCCTCGCGGCCGGCACGATCTTCGTCGTCGCCGACGGGATGGGCGGGCACGCCGCCGGCGAGGTGGCGAGCCGGATCGCCGCCGACGCCGTGGCCCGGCTCGACGGCCGCCCGGGCCTGCGCGTCGAGCACCTCGTCGCCCAGGTCGAGGAGGCCAACCGCGAGATCGTCGCCGAGGCCGGGCGCCACCCGGACCGGCGCGGGATGGGCACGACGGTGGCGGGGGTCGCGGTCGTCGACGTCGCCGGCGCGGCGCACTGGGCGGTCTTCAACGTCGGCGACTCCCGGGTCTACCACCTGCGCCCCGACTCGAGCCTCGTCCAGGTGTCCGTCGACCACTCCGAGGTGCAGGAGCTGGTCGACGCCGGCGTCATCACCGCGGAGCAGGCGCGCCGGCACCCGGCGCGGCACGTCGTCACCCGCTCCCTCGGCCACGACCCGCTCGGCGGCGTCGACACGTGGGTCGTCCCGCAGGAGGCCGGCGACCGGTTCCTCGTCTGCAGCGACGGCCTGACCAACGAGGTCGAGGACGCCGAGATCCGCGGCGTCCTGCTCGCCGTCCCCGACGTCGGCGCCGCCGCGCGCGAGCTGGTCCAGCGCGCCCGCGACCGCGGCGGCCGCGACAACATCACGGTGATCGTCGTCGCCTTCGGCCGGGTCCCCTCGGGCGGGGCCGACCACGACCGCGACGACGGCGAGGAGGAGACGGTCCCGAGGGACCGCCCGGTCGAGGGGGACGGACAGGTGACGTGGTGAGCACCCCCGCGCGGGTCGACGTCCCCGTCATCCTCAGCGGCTGGACCTACATCGGCGGCGCGACCCTGCACCTCGTCGTCGGCCTGCCCGACACCGACGCCCGGCTCCTGCGCGCCAGCGACGTCGCGGACGCCGAGGACGACCTCGGCGCGGTCCTCGCCTCGCTCGACGCCGACCCCGGTCAGGGGGCCGGGCCGGCGTACGTCGGCACCGCCCCCACCGACCGCGGTCCTCGCGTCGTCGCGCGCGGGCCCGTGTGGGCGCAGCTCGACGGCGACGGGGACCCGCGCGTCCTCGTCCCCGGTGGCGGTGCCCTGGACGAGGTCGTCGACGAGGTCGGCGGCGCGGCGGTGCGCACCGTGCGGCTGCGGGTCGGTGCGCCGCCGGCCCCCGGGGCGCTCGCGGTCCCGGCGCTCGCGGTCCCGGCGCCCGCTCCGGCCGTGCCCGTGGTCCCGGTCGAGACGCCGGCCCCGGCCCCGGCCCCGGCGGCGTCGGGCGACGGCGGAGCCGGTCCGCGGGGGTGGCTCACCGAGGACGACCCCGACCCCGTGACCCCGGCGCCCGTCACCCCGCCGGCCGTCACCCCACCGCCGCCCGCCCCTGCGTCCCCGTTCGCCACGCTGCCGCGATGGGGCGACCGGGCCCCGGTCCTCGCCACCCCACCGACCCCCGAGCCGACCCCCGAGCCGACCCCCGACCCGCTCGAGCACACGCTGCACGACGTGGCCCCGGTCCGGCCGGAGCCGCGGGTCGACCCGGTCTCCGCGGTCGACCCGGTCCCGGCGGTCGACCCGGCCCCCCCGGCCGCTCCCTTCCCGGCGAGCACCGCCCCGGACGACCCTCCGCCCGACTTCGGGCTCGACCAGCTCTTCTGGGGCACGGTGCAGCGCAGCGAGTACCTGCGCCGGCTCGAGCACGAGGAGCAGACGCGGGCCGAGGAGGCGCTCGCGGCCGAGGCCGAGGGCCCGGTCGAGGACCCGGTCGAGTCACCCGAGCCGGTCCCCGCGCACGCCCCCGATCCCGTCGTCGAGGAGCCCGCGCCGCCGCCGGCCGTCGTCGACTCCCCGGCGGTCCGCCCGGCGCCCGAGCCCGCGGACGGGGGCCTGCTCATCTCCTCCACCCCGTGGAGCCGCCGTGACGGCGCCGCCCCGGCCCCCACCGCGGCCCCCACTGCTGCCCCTACCCCTACCCCGGCCTCCACCCCGACCCCGGTCGCCCCTGCGCCCCCTCCGCCCCCCGTCGTGGTGAGCCCGGCGCCGTCCCCGGCCCCCGCCGGTCCCCGCTTCTACTCCGGCTCGGGCCCGGCCGTCCCCGATGCCCCGGAACCCACCCGCTGGGGACCGACCGCCCCGAGCGCCCCCACCACCCCCACCGCCCCCACCGCCCCCACCGGCGACGTCGACGACACCGACGAGGTCGACGACCGCACCCACGCCCGCAGCGACCTGCTCGGGGTGCCGGTCGCCGGACCGACGGTGCTCGCGGTGCGCTGCCCACAGGGGCACCCCAACCCGCCGTACGCCGGCTCGTGCCGCGCCTGCGGCGCGCCCGTCCCCGACCAGCAGCCGGTGCGGATCGCCCGCCCGCCGCTCGGGGTGCTGCGCCTGTCGTCCGGCGACACCGTCACCCTCGACCGGGGTGTCCTGCTCGGCCGCGCCCCGCGGACCCCCGACGTCCCCGCCGGCGACCGGCCGCACGTCGTCAAGGTCGCGAGCCCCCGCAAGGACGTCTCGCGCACCCACCTCGAGGTCACCCTCGACGAGTGGCAGGTCCTCGTCCGCGACCTGCAGACGACCAACGGCACGACGGTGGCCCTGCCCGGGCAGGCCCCGGTCCTGCTCCGCTCGGACGAGCCCCGCCTGATCGAGCCCGGCACCCGGATCTCGCTCGCGGACGAGGTCGAGGTCACCTTCGAGGTCGAGCGGTGAGCCCGCGCAGCCAGCACCGCCGGCCCGGCCAGCACGGACCAGACCCGGCGAGCGCGTCCGGGCCGCCGGACATCCCGGGGATGAGCTACCTCGAGCCGCTCGGCTCGGGCGGGTACGCCGACGTCCACCTCTACCAGCAGCAGTCACCCCGCCGGTCGGTCGCCGTCAAGGTCCTCAAGGGCCGCGGCCTTACCGACGACCTGCGCCGCCAGTTCGTCGCCGAGGCGGACACGATGGCGCTCTTCGGCAACCACCCGCACATCGTCCAGGTCTTCTGGGCCGACACCGCGCCCGACGGCCGGCCGTACCTCGTCATGGAGTACTACCCGCCGCCGCACCTCGGCGAGCGGGCCAAGCGCAAGCCGCTCACCGTCCAGGAGGTGCTGCGCACCGGCGTGCAGCTGGCCTCCGCCGTCGAGACCGCGCACCGCGGCGGGGTCGTGCACCGCGACATCAAGCCGGCCAACGTCCTCGTCGACCACTACGACCAGCCGGCCCTCACGGACTTCGGGATCGCCGGGCGCGGCGGCGCGGACGCCGACGTCGCCGACACGGGCGACATCGGCGTCAGCGTGCCGTGGGCGCCGCCGGAGGTCCTCACCGGCGACAGCAACGGCGACGTGGCCGGCGACGTCTACTCCCTCGCCGCCACCCTGTGGCACCTGCTCGTCGGCCGCTCCCCGTTCGCGGTCCCCGGCGGCGACAACACCCAGACCGGGCTGACGACGCGGATCAAGCGCTCCGAGGTGCCCCGCACCGGACGCGCCGACGTCCCCCTCTCGCTCGAGCGCGTCCTCGCGCGCGGCATGGCCAAGGACCGCCGGCTGCGGCCCGCGTCCGCCCTCGCCTTCGCCCGCGAGCTGACCGCGGTCGAGCAGGAGCTGCGGCTGCCGCCGACCCCGGTACGGGTCCGCGACGCCGGCGGCGGCACCGTGCTCGAGGGCCCGGGCGCCGGCCCGGAGGATCGCACGAGCGTCAAGGCCCCCTCCCGGGTGCAGGCCCAGCCACCCACCCCCGCGACGCCGTACGGCGCCCCCGCCGCACCCCCCGCCGCACCCGTGGGTCCCGCCGGCGAGGTCGAGGAGCGGACCGTGCGCCGCTCGGACGGGCCGTCCGGCACCGCCGCCCCGGGCCGGGCGGCGGGCGACCTCGGCCCGCAGCGCACGCCGCGGCTCATCGACGAGGACCTCGTCCCGCCGGCCGCGCGCCCCGCTCCCGACGGTCCGCCGGCCGGCCCGAGGGGGCGCCCCGGCTGGCTGGTCCCCGTCCTCGCGGCGGCCGTCGTCGTCCTGCTCGTCGTCGTCGGGGTCGCCGTGCTGCGCCCGCGCGGCGCGGCGACCCCCGCGGCGCCGACCCCGTCCCGCACGGTGTCCACCCCGAAGGACACCAGCGCGCTCGGCGACGCCGTCTACACGGCCCCGACCGTGACGGCGAGGGCCTCGGCGGGCGCGGTCGGTTTCACGTGGACCTACGACGGGCCGGAGAAGGGCGACACCTTCCGGGTCTTCGTCGGCCCGACCAAGGACGCCGCGCAGCAGGCCGCCCCGCAGACGGTGACGACCCCCGCCCTCACCCAGAGGGTCGCGGCCGGGACGACCCGGTGCGCCCAGGTCCAGGTCGTGCGCGGCGGGGTCGTCTCGCCGCCGTCGGACACGACGTGCGAGCGGGCGCTGTGATCCACGGGCGGGTGACGGTCGCGTTCTGCGGCGAGGAGCACACGGCGACGCCGGGGACGACGCTCACCATCGGGCGCAGCGGCGACGTCGAGATCGACGACAACCCGTTCCTGCACCGCACCTTCCTCAAGGTCACCTACGACGGCGGGCTCTGGTGGCTGGTCAACGTCGGCTCGACGCTCACCGCGACGGTCGCCGACGAGCACGGTCTCTTCCAGGCGTGGCTCAACCCGGGGGCGCGGATCCCGCTCGCGCTGAGCCGGCTGCTCGTGTGGTTCACCGCCGGCCCGACGACCTACGACTTCGAGGTCCTCGTCGACTCGCCCGCCTTCGTCGCCGTGGCCGCGGGGGAGGACCCGCCCGCCCGCGGCGCCGAGCCGGGGGAGGCGACGGTCGGCCGGGTGTCGTTCACCCCCGACCAGAAGCGGCTCGTCGTCGCGCTGTGCGAGCCGTTCCTGCGCCGTACGGCGCCCGGCGCCGCCGCCATCCCCTCCTCCGCCCAGGCCGCGGAGCGGCTCGGCTGGACCCTCACCCGCTTCAACCGCAAGCTCGACAACGTCTGCCAGAAGCTCGCCGACGCCGGGACCCGCGGCCTGCACGGCGGGGTCGGCAAGCTCGCGAGCAACCGCAAGGCCCGCCTCGTCGAGCACGCCCTGTCGACGAAGATCGTCACCGAGGACGACCTGGCGCTGCTCGACGCGTGAGCGGTCCGGGACCCGCGCGCGAGGCCCCCCCGCTCCCGTCGCCGGCTGCGCCCGCGCCGAACCGATGCCACACTGGTCCCCGCCCACCGGCACCACCGACACCATCGTCGCCACCGTCGCACCCGTCCCGGACTCGTCCATCCGGTCCCGATGCGCGAGGAAACCGGTCACACTTCTCCGGTCGCTCGTGGGAACGCTTGACCATCGAGGCCGGGTCGGGCGAGGCTGGGCCGCGCCGTCGGCACCTCGTCCGGGTCGCGGCGTCATCGCACCAGGGGGCAGGACCGCATGAGGACAGCCGCATCGGCACGTCGACGTCTCGGCGTGGCCTCGCTCGTCGTGCTCGCGCTCGTCGCCGGCGTGCTCACCTGGGTGGCGCTGCGCGCCGAGGGCGAGCTCGTGCGGAAGACCGACCTGCACGACGGCGGGGTCTGGGTGACCAACGGCCAGCGCGCGCTGCTCGGCCGGCTCAACAAGCCCGCCCAGCAGCTCGACGCCGGGGTCGCCGTCGACCAGACCGGCGGGTCCGGGCTCGACGTCCTCCAGGACGGTGCCTCGGTCGTCGCGCTCAGCGCCGCGACCAACCAGGCCACCCCGGTCGACACCGCCTCCGCCACGCTCGCCACCGACGGCGTCCTCACCCTGCCGAAGCCGGCCGCGACCACCGGGCTGGCCTACGCCGCCCAGCCGCCGGTCGACCTGCGCGGCGGCAGCGTCGCCGTGGTCGACCCGGCCACGGGGAAGCTGTGGGCCGCGCGCACCGCCGCCTCGGGCACCCCGACCCGCGTCGCCCTCGACGCCCTCCAGGCGCAGAGCACCCCGGTCGCCACCGTCGGGGCCGGCGCCTCCGTCGCGGTCGGCGCCGACGGCACGGTGTACGCCGTCTCCGGCACCACCGGCCGCCTCGTCACCCTCCCCGTCGGCGACGACGGCACCTTCGCCGCGCCGGTCACCCGCAGCCTCGGCGTGACGAGCAAGGCCCTCGAGGTCACCGCGGTCGGGGGCCGCTGGGTCGTCCTCGACGCCGCGACCGGCCTGCTGCGCGCCGCCGGGCTCGACCGGCCCGTCGAGGCCGCCGACGTCTCCGACGGCGGGCTCGCCCAGGCCGCCCTCCAGCAACCGGGCCCGGCCGCCACCTCGGTCCTGCTCGCCGGCCCCGACGGCCTGTCCGCCGTCCCCCTCGACGACGGCGGGGCCTCCGGCACCCTCGTGCAGGTGCCGGACACCGCCCGCCGCGGCACCGGGCCCGCGTCGGCGCTGAAGCCCACCGCCCCGGTCCGCCTCGGCTCGTGCGCGCACGCGGCGTGGGCCGGCCCGACGAGCACCTGGTACGGCCGGGCGTGCGGCTCGGTCCTCGACGGCGGCGACGTCGCCCCGGGGGCGAAGCCCCCGCAGGCCCTCGAGCTCGGCGGTCTCGGCGCGGCGACGCGGCGCGACGGCGTCCGGCTGCGGACCAACCGCGGCCTCGTCGTCCTCAACGACCTCGACAGCGGCAACCTGTGGGA includes these proteins:
- a CDS encoding CCA tRNA nucleotidyltransferase is translated as MPPTPADPPAVTARLLERAVAGLAPVLPLLQEVGALFAAAGHELALVGGPVRDAFLGRPAVDLDLTTDAEPDRVLELTRRWADAHWDVGRAFGTIGLRKGHDHLEITTYRTDEYDRTSRKPQVRFGTSLEEDLVRRDFTVNAMALRLPQLEFVDLHGGLEDLAGRVLRTPATATESFADDPLRMMRAARFAAQLGLRVGTEVRAAMTERAPTITMVSAERVRDELSKLLLTAQPREGLRLLVDTGLAAHVLPELPALQLEVDEHHRHKDVYEHSLTVLDQAIALEGPRRVVGVEAPLEVRGPDLVLRLAALLHDIGKPATRRFEDGGGVSFHHHELVGAKLSAKRLTALRYDKETVKAVSRLVELHLRFHGYGGGEWTDSAVRRYVTDAGPLLAHLHLLTRSDSTTRNARKAARLARTYDDLEARIERLQAQEELAAVRPELDGHEISRVLGIPPGREVGEAYRFLLALRLDEGVLGEDVARERLLAWWAARSG
- a CDS encoding PP2C family protein-serine/threonine phosphatase translates to MGGVVIHAPALAAALATDTGRVRTLNEDSALAAGTIFVVADGMGGHAAGEVASRIAADAVARLDGRPGLRVEHLVAQVEEANREIVAEAGRHPDRRGMGTTVAGVAVVDVAGAAHWAVFNVGDSRVYHLRPDSSLVQVSVDHSEVQELVDAGVITAEQARRHPARHVVTRSLGHDPLGGVDTWVVPQEAGDRFLVCSDGLTNEVEDAEIRGVLLAVPDVGAAARELVQRARDRGGRDNITVIVVAFGRVPSGGADHDRDDGEEETVPRDRPVEGDGQVTW
- a CDS encoding FHA domain-containing protein — translated: MSTPARVDVPVILSGWTYIGGATLHLVVGLPDTDARLLRASDVADAEDDLGAVLASLDADPGQGAGPAYVGTAPTDRGPRVVARGPVWAQLDGDGDPRVLVPGGGALDEVVDEVGGAAVRTVRLRVGAPPAPGALAVPALAVPAPAPAVPVVPVETPAPAPAPAASGDGGAGPRGWLTEDDPDPVTPAPVTPPAVTPPPPAPASPFATLPRWGDRAPVLATPPTPEPTPEPTPDPLEHTLHDVAPVRPEPRVDPVSAVDPVPAVDPAPPAAPFPASTAPDDPPPDFGLDQLFWGTVQRSEYLRRLEHEEQTRAEEALAAEAEGPVEDPVESPEPVPAHAPDPVVEEPAPPPAVVDSPAVRPAPEPADGGLLISSTPWSRRDGAAPAPTAAPTAAPTPTPASTPTPVAPAPPPPPVVVSPAPSPAPAGPRFYSGSGPAVPDAPEPTRWGPTAPSAPTTPTAPTAPTGDVDDTDEVDDRTHARSDLLGVPVAGPTVLAVRCPQGHPNPPYAGSCRACGAPVPDQQPVRIARPPLGVLRLSSGDTVTLDRGVLLGRAPRTPDVPAGDRPHVVKVASPRKDVSRTHLEVTLDEWQVLVRDLQTTNGTTVALPGQAPVLLRSDEPRLIEPGTRISLADEVEVTFEVER
- a CDS encoding serine/threonine-protein kinase, with the protein product MSPRSQHRRPGQHGPDPASASGPPDIPGMSYLEPLGSGGYADVHLYQQQSPRRSVAVKVLKGRGLTDDLRRQFVAEADTMALFGNHPHIVQVFWADTAPDGRPYLVMEYYPPPHLGERAKRKPLTVQEVLRTGVQLASAVETAHRGGVVHRDIKPANVLVDHYDQPALTDFGIAGRGGADADVADTGDIGVSVPWAPPEVLTGDSNGDVAGDVYSLAATLWHLLVGRSPFAVPGGDNTQTGLTTRIKRSEVPRTGRADVPLSLERVLARGMAKDRRLRPASALAFARELTAVEQELRLPPTPVRVRDAGGGTVLEGPGAGPEDRTSVKAPSRVQAQPPTPATPYGAPAAPPAAPVGPAGEVEERTVRRSDGPSGTAAPGRAAGDLGPQRTPRLIDEDLVPPAARPAPDGPPAGPRGRPGWLVPVLAAAVVVLLVVVGVAVLRPRGAATPAAPTPSRTVSTPKDTSALGDAVYTAPTVTARASAGAVGFTWTYDGPEKGDTFRVFVGPTKDAAQQAAPQTVTTPALTQRVAAGTTRCAQVQVVRGGVVSPPSDTTCERAL